One window of the Burkholderia ubonensis subsp. mesacidophila genome contains the following:
- a CDS encoding type IV secretory system conjugative DNA transfer family protein, with the protein MSLDDLANLSVDSMPAAAAISPARANMLSEAALPLGSHRGLADRSAVLVAELEARASRLDTIYRFNALVMTNGVLPPVISEARDAIEATNDQIRVADRMYKIIAPARFITIAPSWRDYLLVGLRIKPVQELPFAAVLPKTGAERAYWKEQIMLGYAQGQKLADQILETNRARLDRDYIGMLRYSELLNKGMVSEPSVAVAPSIVSGDRNQLNVGDTLYRVTDHGGFVTDPGKWQATVGPATGTSREGAK; encoded by the coding sequence ATGTCGCTGGACGACCTCGCGAATCTCTCTGTCGACTCGATGCCCGCGGCCGCCGCGATATCGCCGGCGCGCGCGAACATGTTGAGCGAAGCGGCGCTGCCGCTCGGCAGTCACAGGGGGCTCGCCGATCGATCCGCCGTCCTCGTCGCCGAACTGGAGGCGCGCGCGTCGCGCCTGGATACGATCTACCGCTTCAATGCGCTCGTGATGACCAACGGTGTGCTGCCGCCCGTCATCTCGGAGGCGCGTGACGCGATCGAAGCGACGAACGATCAGATTCGCGTTGCCGATCGCATGTACAAGATCATCGCGCCCGCACGATTCATCACCATCGCGCCGTCATGGCGTGACTACCTGTTGGTCGGCTTGCGCATCAAACCTGTGCAGGAGCTGCCGTTTGCGGCGGTTCTGCCGAAGACCGGCGCCGAGCGCGCCTACTGGAAAGAACAAATCATGCTCGGATACGCGCAAGGGCAAAAGCTCGCCGATCAGATCCTGGAAACCAACCGCGCACGCCTCGATCGCGACTACATCGGCATGCTTCGCTACTCGGAGCTGCTCAACAAGGGCATGGTGTCCGAGCCGTCCGTCGCGGTCGCGCCCAGCATCGTGTCGGGCGACCGAAATCAGCTCAATGTCGGGGATACGCTTTATCGGGTCACCGATCACGGCGGCTTCGTCACCGATCCCGGCAAGTGGCAGGCGACGGTCGGCCCGGCGACGGGCACCTCACGCGAGGGCGCGAAGTGA
- a CDS encoding DotD/TraH family lipoprotein (Members of this family include DotD of type IVB secretion systems and TraH of plasmid conjugative plasmid systems, both lipoproteins.), whose amino-acid sequence MTWQRTTQKSAYFCIFPTSRLASACCAQARRSQAEHENSGSPNNKTLIARFTYASLDTEFKTDQGQALDKRKTMQLTRVTLVILLGGIAGCAQPPVAVDTTGRMLDAQLNESAQKIDRLLGDISRAGGLSALAPRSGSVTINGDLVTVQWQGDAPEVLRKLADAKGLKFAVMGRAVPIPVSIDTTNSNFVQVLENIGTQLGARADVVLRTDTLEIHYRAI is encoded by the coding sequence ATGACATGGCAACGAACGACGCAAAAATCGGCGTATTTCTGCATTTTTCCCACGTCGCGGCTTGCTTCAGCGTGTTGTGCGCAAGCACGTCGAAGCCAGGCCGAACATGAGAATAGTGGGTCGCCGAACAACAAGACGTTGATCGCACGTTTTACGTATGCTAGTCTTGATACGGAATTTAAGACCGATCAGGGTCAAGCTTTGGATAAGCGTAAAACTATGCAATTGACGCGCGTGACACTTGTGATACTGCTCGGCGGCATCGCTGGCTGTGCTCAGCCGCCTGTTGCGGTGGATACGACGGGGCGAATGCTCGACGCACAGCTCAACGAATCCGCTCAAAAAATCGATCGTCTGCTCGGTGACATCTCGCGCGCCGGCGGCTTGTCCGCGCTCGCGCCGAGATCGGGCAGCGTGACCATCAACGGCGACCTTGTAACGGTTCAGTGGCAAGGGGATGCCCCCGAAGTATTGCGCAAGCTCGCCGATGCAAAGGGCTTGAAATTTGCCGTGATGGGGCGCGCGGTGCCGATCCCCGTCTCCATCGACACGACGAACTCGAACTTCGTGCAGGTTCTCGAAAACATCGGCACGCAACTGGGTGCTCGTGCCGACGTCGTGTTGCGGACCGACACCCTCGAGATCCACTACCGTGCAATTTGA
- the icmT gene encoding IcmT/TraK family protein: MKMRRSIWRDAALDPRIVGIDARAYFPILIALYYPRKWTFGVAALAIIGFFIMEKRGYTLPVLLRAIRHKLRGAVVHARAWWHHRRNHE, from the coding sequence ATGAAGATGCGGCGGTCAATCTGGCGCGACGCCGCACTCGATCCTCGCATCGTAGGTATCGACGCCCGCGCGTACTTCCCGATCCTGATTGCGCTTTACTACCCCCGCAAGTGGACGTTCGGGGTAGCGGCGCTTGCCATCATCGGGTTCTTCATCATGGAAAAGCGGGGGTACACGTTGCCGGTGCTCCTGCGCGCAATTCGCCACAAATTGCGCGGGGCGGTGGTCCATGCGCGCGCCTGGTGGCATCACCGGAGAAATCACGAATGA
- the pilN gene encoding PilN family type IVB pilus formation outer membrane protein, with product MKKGSTAIALSALALSACNTMQRDVDRGSDAARDQIGNYSRMTTIQTASSNVRVVQRVTGAWLGGRAVPMTSDATLPEIFRRNDFQFQFKDGPGDLMLLAERLTKLTGIPVRVQPDALMPLSAFMGDKGSSGAGGTPAAASGAPAGAALPPLPSPAAGGALAAGLSATTSGGRPDDTKYGMNYVGTLQGFLELTCAHGGLSWDYHDGVITVRRFVTKVLSLKALPGSSGFDASLGRDGQTQTGTQSSGGTQTAQNTGGYSSNTKIKMDSTYSVWTSVEGQIKAVKTPPGRYWISEATGTITVTDTKAAVDEMSRIIDHENALLTRQIAMRVEVLSVKLTGGQQYGIDWSVVFNKVTNMVPWALTFSSPQSLVASAAGSLGVSVLAPTNGGTASTWSGSQAMFNALQEYGRVKVVTTANAMTVNRQPVPVAITQQTGYLAQISPAPAGASGNTGGTPGLLPGTVTTGFMLNLLPTILDSNSILLQFSMGISTLDRLDKQSSGSGNNIQSIQTPTISSTDFLQKVALRPGDTLVLSGYEREQGQYDKRTLADGAPVGFGGSFNGSTAREAVVILVTPVVTEGAI from the coding sequence ATGAAGAAAGGGTCGACCGCCATTGCGCTGTCGGCGCTTGCACTGAGCGCGTGCAACACGATGCAGCGTGACGTCGACCGCGGCTCGGATGCCGCGCGCGATCAGATCGGCAACTACAGCCGTATGACGACGATCCAGACGGCGTCGTCGAACGTTCGCGTCGTGCAACGCGTGACCGGCGCGTGGCTCGGCGGCCGGGCGGTGCCGATGACGTCGGACGCGACCTTGCCGGAGATCTTCAGGCGCAACGATTTCCAGTTCCAGTTCAAGGACGGTCCGGGGGACCTGATGCTGCTCGCGGAGCGGCTGACGAAGCTCACGGGGATTCCGGTGCGGGTGCAACCCGACGCATTGATGCCGCTGTCGGCGTTCATGGGCGATAAAGGCAGCAGCGGCGCGGGCGGCACGCCAGCCGCGGCGTCAGGCGCGCCGGCCGGCGCCGCGCTGCCGCCGCTGCCGAGCCCGGCGGCCGGCGGCGCCCTTGCGGCGGGTCTCTCGGCAACGACGTCCGGCGGTCGACCGGACGACACCAAATACGGCATGAACTACGTCGGGACGCTGCAAGGGTTCCTCGAGCTGACGTGCGCACACGGTGGACTCTCGTGGGACTACCACGATGGCGTCATCACGGTCCGGCGCTTCGTGACCAAGGTGCTTTCGCTGAAGGCGCTGCCCGGCTCGTCCGGCTTTGACGCGTCGCTCGGCCGCGACGGGCAGACGCAGACCGGCACGCAAAGCAGCGGCGGGACGCAGACCGCGCAGAACACCGGCGGATACTCGTCGAACACGAAGATCAAGATGGATTCCACCTACAGCGTGTGGACCTCGGTCGAAGGCCAGATCAAGGCGGTCAAGACCCCGCCGGGACGCTACTGGATCTCGGAAGCGACGGGCACGATCACGGTGACGGATACCAAGGCCGCGGTCGACGAGATGTCGCGCATCATCGACCATGAAAACGCGCTGCTCACGCGCCAGATCGCCATGCGCGTCGAGGTGCTGTCCGTGAAGCTGACCGGCGGCCAGCAGTACGGAATCGACTGGAGCGTCGTTTTCAACAAAGTCACGAACATGGTGCCCTGGGCGCTCACCTTCTCGTCGCCGCAATCGCTGGTTGCGTCGGCCGCGGGCAGCCTGGGCGTGTCCGTGCTCGCACCGACGAACGGCGGCACGGCGTCGACATGGTCCGGATCGCAGGCCATGTTCAATGCCCTTCAGGAATACGGCCGGGTGAAGGTCGTGACGACGGCCAACGCGATGACGGTGAACCGTCAGCCGGTGCCGGTGGCCATCACGCAGCAGACCGGCTACCTGGCGCAGATTTCCCCCGCGCCGGCCGGCGCGAGCGGCAATACCGGCGGTACGCCCGGCCTGTTGCCCGGAACGGTGACCACCGGCTTCATGCTGAACCTGCTGCCGACGATTCTCGACAGCAACAGCATCCTGCTGCAGTTTTCCATGGGGATCTCGACGCTCGATCGCCTCGACAAGCAGTCCTCGGGTTCCGGCAACAACATCCAGAGCATCCAGACGCCGACGATATCGAGCACCGATTTCCTGCAGAAGGTTGCGTTGCGCCCCGGCGATACGCTGGTGCTGTCCGGCTACGAGCGCGAGCAAGGGCAATACGACAAGCGGACGCTGGCGGACGGCGCGCCGGTCGGCTTCGGTGGTTCGTTCAACGGCTCGACCGCGCGCGAGGCTGTCGTCATTCTGGTGACGCCCGTCGTGACCGAAGGCGCAATCTGA
- a CDS encoding type 4b pilus protein PilO2, with protein sequence MSASIVAVDGQHVVFGLDWVPLAGDTSEKKEVRTLVADLDAAFEVRYANEHAIMFGFLADNDVPDGLSKAAKSKLLSASVLLATFPQITSNAIWIEVDGQTARMAVLKDGLPLPSGDFCGDIADAEDRIRQIEADSGVSFTYYGNFASVYGGSIPITLDELVREANATTATLKRASKGVNLKQIGLLVLLVGIGAYLVLPDMMKPRKPVAPKQEDPNVTYQRTIGERLAAEGAPVSAAMPALLGDWNIEILQGGWVLSKVLCQVSSCVYTWEVVGGNFQSLVAALGRKPYNFALDGKTASYEVPNPAVRETRVDQRSLSSFDDFKFREGALRQDLALVGATLSFDEPSVFGADPRLNLSALHDVVRSGAVHGIGPAALLQNILSRLPDSIVIDRVEVATNGGDPKFSFEGKYYVRN encoded by the coding sequence ATGTCGGCTTCAATCGTAGCCGTCGACGGCCAGCACGTCGTGTTCGGGCTGGACTGGGTCCCGCTGGCGGGCGATACGTCCGAGAAAAAGGAGGTGCGCACGCTCGTCGCGGATCTGGATGCGGCGTTCGAGGTCCGCTACGCCAACGAGCACGCGATCATGTTCGGCTTTCTTGCCGACAACGATGTGCCGGACGGGCTTTCGAAGGCGGCGAAATCGAAGCTGCTTTCCGCGTCCGTCCTGTTGGCGACCTTCCCGCAGATCACGTCGAACGCGATCTGGATCGAGGTGGACGGGCAAACCGCGCGCATGGCCGTTCTCAAGGACGGCTTGCCGTTGCCGTCCGGCGACTTCTGCGGCGACATCGCGGACGCGGAAGACCGGATCCGGCAGATCGAGGCGGATAGCGGCGTGTCGTTCACGTATTACGGCAACTTCGCGTCGGTGTACGGCGGCAGCATTCCCATCACGCTCGACGAGCTCGTGCGGGAAGCCAACGCCACGACCGCGACGCTGAAGCGCGCGAGCAAGGGCGTCAATCTCAAGCAGATCGGCCTGCTCGTGCTGCTGGTCGGGATTGGCGCTTATCTCGTTCTTCCCGACATGATGAAGCCGCGCAAGCCCGTCGCACCCAAGCAAGAGGACCCGAACGTCACGTATCAGCGAACGATCGGCGAAAGGCTGGCGGCCGAGGGAGCGCCGGTGAGCGCGGCGATGCCGGCGCTGCTCGGCGACTGGAACATCGAGATCCTTCAAGGCGGGTGGGTGCTGTCGAAGGTCCTGTGCCAGGTGTCGTCGTGCGTCTATACGTGGGAGGTCGTCGGCGGGAACTTTCAATCGCTCGTGGCGGCGCTTGGCCGCAAGCCCTACAACTTCGCGCTGGACGGAAAGACGGCGTCATACGAAGTGCCGAATCCGGCCGTCAGGGAAACACGCGTCGACCAGCGTTCGCTGTCGTCCTTCGACGACTTCAAGTTCCGGGAAGGCGCACTGAGGCAGGATCTCGCGCTCGTGGGCGCGACGCTGTCGTTCGACGAGCCGTCGGTGTTCGGCGCGGACCCGAGGCTGAATCTCTCGGCGCTGCACGACGTCGTGCGTTCCGGTGCGGTTCACGGCATCGGTCCCGCGGCGCTCCTCCAGAACATCCTGTCCAGATTGCCCGACTCGATCGTGATCGATCGCGTCGAAGTCGCCACGAACGGGGGCGACCCGAAGTTTTCGTTTGAGGGGAAATACTATGTCAGGAACTAA
- a CDS encoding ATPase, T2SS/T4P/T4SS family produces MAGDGRPGDGHLTRGREVMLRPEPFNLQPNFGVDALQSFLNYADTNGASDILFQTGDVVWGEIKGRQVPLTQRTIKDGEIKTLLSIAFGSEVIGVIKGGTDADRPYRFVVERDSRRYRVNISGAQIGDTEDGLSITMRTIPELPPPLDALNLPSGIRENLFQPRGLVLVCGPTGSGKTTLMSSFYADTSETNGDAKILLYEDPIEFLFTKVKNAGPKIRQMQIGRHIPNFARGIRNAMRCKPMLIGIGEARDAETIGSLVEASLTGHGAYGTMHTESVPETISRAIQVFPADQHSAIASKMLGALRLIVVQILVPTLDGNRAAVREWLYFDRDVKRELSEMPYTAWGAYLRGVVATHKQDMATGLRELLDQGLIDAKSFRRYAGESNA; encoded by the coding sequence GTGGCAGGCGACGGTCGGCCCGGCGACGGGCACCTCACGCGAGGGCGCGAAGTGATGCTGCGGCCCGAGCCATTCAACCTCCAGCCCAACTTCGGCGTGGACGCGCTGCAGTCGTTTCTGAACTATGCGGACACCAACGGGGCGTCCGACATCCTGTTTCAGACGGGTGACGTCGTATGGGGCGAAATCAAGGGGCGTCAGGTTCCGTTGACGCAGCGCACGATCAAGGACGGGGAAATCAAGACCCTCCTGTCGATCGCATTCGGTAGCGAGGTCATCGGCGTGATCAAGGGCGGAACCGATGCCGACCGCCCTTACCGCTTCGTGGTCGAGCGCGACTCGCGCCGCTACCGCGTCAACATTTCCGGCGCGCAGATCGGCGACACGGAGGATGGCCTGTCCATCACCATGCGAACCATTCCCGAGCTGCCGCCGCCCCTCGATGCGCTGAATCTTCCTTCGGGCATCCGGGAGAACCTGTTTCAGCCGCGCGGCCTCGTGCTCGTGTGCGGGCCGACCGGCTCCGGCAAGACGACGCTGATGTCGTCGTTCTATGCGGACACGTCGGAGACGAACGGGGACGCGAAGATCCTGCTGTACGAGGATCCGATCGAGTTCCTGTTCACGAAAGTGAAGAACGCCGGGCCGAAGATTCGCCAGATGCAGATCGGCCGGCATATTCCGAACTTCGCCCGCGGCATTCGCAACGCCATGCGATGCAAGCCGATGCTGATCGGCATCGGCGAAGCGCGGGACGCGGAGACGATCGGGTCGCTGGTCGAGGCGTCGCTCACCGGCCACGGGGCATACGGCACGATGCACACCGAGAGCGTGCCGGAGACGATCAGTCGCGCCATTCAGGTGTTTCCGGCCGATCAGCATTCGGCGATCGCATCGAAGATGCTCGGCGCGCTGCGTCTCATCGTCGTGCAGATCCTTGTCCCGACACTCGACGGCAATCGTGCGGCTGTCCGCGAGTGGCTGTATTTCGATCGCGACGTCAAACGCGAGTTGAGCGAAATGCCCTACACCGCGTGGGGCGCCTACCTGCGCGGCGTGGTGGCGACGCACAAGCAGGACATGGCGACCGGACTGCGCGAATTGCTCGATCAGGGGCTCATCGACGCCAAGTCGTTTCGCAGGTATGCCGGGGAGTCGAACGCATGA
- a CDS encoding helix-turn-helix domain-containing protein, with translation MATDSKPLTLLKAYRLINNLDTNKICTKADISRPYLTRLEQGAIPSPEIAERLVSVLQDHDCARASQPSAQPAKIELLQSARRLIDATTAKHPDFALDGIREIHLLYPARYQVGTADHGNT, from the coding sequence ATGGCCACGGATTCAAAGCCTCTTACGCTCTTGAAGGCGTATCGGCTAATCAACAACCTCGACACGAACAAGATTTGCACGAAGGCCGACATCTCGCGCCCGTACCTGACCAGGCTGGAACAGGGTGCGATTCCGAGTCCGGAAATCGCGGAACGTCTTGTCTCGGTGCTTCAGGATCACGATTGCGCGAGGGCATCGCAACCGTCGGCCCAACCCGCAAAGATCGAGTTGCTGCAAAGCGCTCGCCGACTCATCGACGCCACCACCGCGAAACATCCCGATTTCGCGCTGGATGGCATCCGGGAAATACATTTGCTGTATCCCGCCCGCTATCAGGTAGGAACCGCTGATCATGGCA
- a CDS encoding toxin co-regulated pilus biosynthesis Q family protein, with the protein MKRCEMHKTTIYAALTAIGIGMASIPIAHAGFVNEAAPQQAQLAAATDNTPDLTASSAVSQEARAKWIQRGMRPSDVAVPRGKGRDIALADMAPVVVPRDFRIDMGTVDGSQLVSWAGGKPWDAVLKDAIDPIPNVEATLDWSKRVVTFRRAAAGRNGVSGMAPVAAPAVAMRWQVLASDVTLRQTLIRWAKDAGWQVSWEIGYDYPVQLEGSFAGTFEEAVGQYMASLRYSDYPALACMYEANHVVRVLHYGDKKECEK; encoded by the coding sequence ATGAAAAGGTGCGAAATGCACAAGACCACGATCTACGCCGCGTTGACGGCGATCGGGATCGGCATGGCGTCGATTCCGATCGCCCACGCCGGGTTCGTCAACGAGGCCGCGCCGCAGCAGGCTCAACTTGCCGCGGCCACCGACAACACCCCGGATCTGACCGCGAGCTCGGCTGTCAGCCAGGAAGCACGCGCGAAGTGGATCCAGCGCGGCATGCGGCCGTCCGACGTGGCCGTGCCGCGCGGCAAAGGGCGCGACATTGCGCTTGCCGACATGGCGCCCGTCGTGGTGCCGCGCGATTTCCGCATCGACATGGGAACCGTGGACGGCAGCCAGCTCGTGTCATGGGCCGGCGGAAAACCGTGGGATGCGGTCCTGAAGGATGCCATCGACCCGATCCCCAACGTCGAAGCGACCCTCGACTGGAGCAAGCGTGTCGTCACGTTCCGGCGAGCCGCGGCCGGCCGCAACGGCGTTTCCGGCATGGCGCCGGTGGCGGCTCCCGCGGTCGCGATGCGATGGCAGGTGCTCGCGAGCGACGTCACGCTGCGCCAAACCCTCATTCGATGGGCGAAGGACGCCGGCTGGCAAGTGTCGTGGGAGATCGGCTACGACTATCCGGTTCAGCTCGAGGGGTCGTTCGCGGGCACGTTCGAGGAAGCGGTGGGGCAATACATGGCGTCGCTGCGCTACAGCGACTACCCCGCGCTCGCGTGCATGTACGAGGCGAATCACGTGGTGCGCGTGCTTCACTACGGGGACAAGAAAGAATGCGAAAAATGA